taatgtttACTATTAGGGGGTGAATGGAATCTGGATGTTACTAATAGGAGTCGCAAGTATTGAAGGAGTTACGTAGTACCAATTGTAGTAACCAATTGTGCTATACCATCATTTGATAATTGTGCAATATACTTTTTgcctaaattttatatttatatcagaAATTTATAATAATGTATGAGTGGACAAGATTTTAGCAGATGATTTGAAGTGTTATATTGACAGCAGATATTAACAATATTGTttatattcatacatatttaaatccaatgaaaatatttattctcaTTGGCTTACTTGTTTCTAAAGTAGAAATTTATGGAAAATGTCTCACGGTGGGGGACTTATGCTTAAACTGTTACTCTAGGCAAATAAACATCATATTTCTTAGAACATATTAAGGGTCCCTTTCATCATTCACACAAATTCTTTCATCTTATAAATGACTAGTGACAGAAATTGAACTCAGGTTGCTCACATTTATAATCATTTCCTTACAAGATGCTACTTTTCAAAAAACTTGAGTACTAGCTTTCTAACAAGGAGAAATGGATTTTATGATTAACTTGATGTTGCAGAACCAAGGGAAAAGTCAGACAAGATAAACACGAAGATATGATTAGGCATAAAAATtgttttgcaacttgaaggttgtATTTGTGTTCAGTTTGGGAATCCAATATCTAGACTACCATAAACTTAATTTATAGGCTGCCTCTTACTCCATGGAAGCTGCAAAATTCCATTGctttaatatcatatatacatcattttatttccttctcctttccccacATGTCAAAAATATTTATGCAATTTATTCCAATAAGTCAAATAATTACTTAATTATGCAAAATATCCAGTAAACCAACTTCTGAGACCATGAAAAGGAATCGTTtggatttcttattttttagtaATCTGATTGGCAACCTATGACTAACCTCTTATATTCCCTGAAACAAGGggtagaatattttcttttaattctttatgagtttgttttcttactttagaacatttggaaaaaacagaaaattacaaaaaaaaattttttaaatcacccATGACCcctcccaaaggaaaaaaaagctgcTAATATTTTGCTTCTTGCCCCCCAtccaatttaattttattcttttgattgcTTTATTTTATCATATGAAATTTTTGTCAATTTATATTCAGAGAATTGAGAGTTTATACTACAGAAATCTTCTCTTAGAAGATGTTATTCAAGTTGTCCTTTTGCTTTTCAGTAAAGTTGTGTGGTCTTCTTTATATAAATTCTATGGCATTTAAAAGGcttagcaattttatttttttgtttgtttttaattgtatttatttatgttttatatttatttatttttaattggttgatggttgttttacaatattggtttgatttctgcatacaccaacatgaataagccataggtatacatatgtcctatCCCTCTTGAatcgccctcccacctcccaccctttcaACCCTCTAGATTGAGGAAGCCCTGGTCTAGAGCCCtcatttgagttccctgagtcagcaAATTTCCATTGTAGACTTAGCCATTTAAAATGCATCCctaaaccctcttacactgttggtgggaatgcaaattagtacagccactatggagaacagtgtggagattcattaaaaaactggaaatagaactgccatatgacccagcaatcccaatcttgggcatacacaccgaggaaaccagatctgaaagagacacgtgcaccccaatgttcatcgcagcactgtttataatagccaggacatggaagcaacctagatgcccatcagcagacgaatggataaggaaactgtggtacatatacaccatggaatattactcagccgttaaaaagaattcatttgaatcagttctaatgggatggatgaaactggagcccattatacagagtgaagtaagccagaaagataaagaccaatacagtatactaacgcatatatatggaatttaaaaagatggtaacaataaccctatatgcgaaacagaaaaagagacacagatgtacagaacagattttggactctgtgggagaaggcgagggtgggatgttctgagagaacagcattaaaacaggtatgctatcaagggtgaaacagatcaccagcccaggttggatgcatgagacaagtgctcagggctggtgcactgggaagacccagagggatgggatggagagggaggcgggaggggggatcgggatggggaacacatgtaaatgcatggctgattcatgtcaatatatggcaaaaaccactacaatattgtaaagtaattagcctcccactaataaaaataaatgaaaaaaaaaatgcatccctACTACCCTAAATAGCAGTTgctgttacacacacacagacccacacataAAACAGTGCTGCTACACATACATTTTGTACTTTTATAACCAGTCAATTTGACGAGATCTTATTACTTTTTATAGAGTATTTGGCTAATTATTTGGGGTTCTGTAGGGCaacatatcatctgcaaataatgtTAATTTTGTCTTCACATTTCCATTATTTATACACACTGATGAGAACTTCTAGAAAACCAGTACCTGATATTGGTGGCAGGAGACATTCTTCTTTTCTCCTGACTCTAAAAAAATGTCTCTGAATGTTTCACTGTTAAATATTATGGTCATTGCTTGGAGATAGACATTGCTCATCACATTTGGGAGTTAttcttttcttctagttctttggGGTTGGTATCATTTGTCTGCTTTTACCACTTTTAAATGCTGAAATTTGTTAAACGAGCAGTGAGCATTGAGATGATTACTTTCCTTCTTTGAtcatttaatatgaaaaatgtacTTGTATAATTCACATCATGAAACCGTTTATTAGCGTTTCAGATTTTCCTAGAACTTGGTCAGTTCTTCCTGGAATACAGATTGGATTCAATAATTTTTTACATGTTTTATGAATTTATGTGCCTAGATCAAATAAATTTTCTTCATCCTTAAAAATCAGAGTTGATGAATTGTTGATGTTAACATTCTTTCTCTGCAGTTACCCAGAAATCCCTATGGTTCAAATGAAGGAACGCATTGCGGTTGTAGATTGCCTGTTGTGACCTTACAGCCACAGCTGGTGAGATTTGGCCCTGGGGGCAGTGGGGCGTCTTCACTGGTCCTTTGAGGTGATGCTAAGCCAAGGTAGACTGGCTCTGCTTGGTCAGCCGCTCCGAAGGGGTCTCCTCTCCTCCAACGCCTTGCCTGTCCTTTGATGGCTCTGTGCTTCTCGGGCGCCCCCACCCCTGTAACTCCACAAGCTCtgggcaatgcaggggacccgctGGCCCAGTAATTTATCAGTACTGTGGTCTATTCCTGTAAGATCCTGCTCCACACCAGAGCTgatcattttttctattttgatgtCTAAGTTCAGCGAACTTTCTTTTGTTTATGTTTAAGAGATAAAAAATGTGTTTAATGAATCATTTTCTAGTTGCCAAATCTCAGAATGTCATTTGAAAATGGGAGATGACAGTGAGCCAAATACCTGTTACTTTCCATCACTCCAAGATAACCAGTCTCCATGTTCTGATGGGCCTTCGGTTTTTCTCTTTCGGATGGCTAATTAGATAATTTAATTTATACTGTAAGTATAGTATCTGATATGAGGTCATCACGTAATTTATTCCTGAGGCAACCTATTTGCATTTAAGGTGACCCCTTTATTGCTTTAGTGCAAAGGGTTAACTAAGAGGGAACATTTTGACCTTACGCACTTACGAAcaaggtgtgtgtatgtatatgtgtgtgtgagagagagagagagagaggataaatttattcatttaaactatagcatttaaagtaatgaaaaaaaattagccaTATTCTAATGGAAATCGTTTACCTAAGTTACCACTGTGTTCTTGCTGAAACGTTCACTTTTCATAACCCTGTGCAGGCAACAGCAAAGCCATGGTCGCCCTGGAAAACatttctgctgtgtctcctggccTGTCTCATTGCCACAGCCCTTGTTGTTCTACTCTTCTATTTTGTCCACTTGGGCAAGCCCGCGGCCGGCACCACCATCGTCATTCATGCCGACGGCAAGTCCAGTCATGTCACCTGCATTCCTGGTGCAGCCCCATCTCCGGGCCCATCCTCCGTGCCTGTATCTCAGAGCGCTCTGCCTCCTACCCTGGGGACCAACCACAGTTCCTCTACCCCAGGGCTCCCAACTCCTATGGAGACGACTATGAGCTCAACGTTGGTCCACGAAGTTGAAATTGAAGATGGAGAATGACATTTGGGGGTGTCTTCAGCCCTCCTCAAGCCAGACCCACCCACTGATCCTGAACGAGGCATGTCCAAGGTATTCTCCCCTCCAGCCGAGAGGTTCCAAAGCATTTAGCTTTATGAGACTTGCCCTCTTACTCAGTCATTTGCTGCGTTCCATATGAGAATGATACCAGTGTTCTCAGTCAAGGACCCTCAAATCTTCaaatgtttgaaaagaaaaatttcgACTGAGCTCAGTTGATTCATCCTGGCTAGGGCCCAGAGTCTCTTTTCATCCTGTAAAACCCATCTTAATTTCCTTAATGAGGATTTCACCTGCTGGAGAAGCTGCCTCCCTCCTGTATGTTGGCTCTCAAGCCACTCTTTACCATCCAGTTATTGATTATTTCCCAATCTCATACACTTGACTCTTTTCGGTATTTATATTCCAATAGGGAAATAAGGAAGTGTTCCATTAATGTGGTTAACGAACATAAATTATTAGGGAACTATTCATCATTACAGAAGTTTTCCTACTATTGGGGGGAAAGGAGGGCTGATCAATGAGGTTAGAAATGATAAAGATAGGTTTCAGAGGAGGGCTGTAAGTTAAACAAAGGTGGAAGTTTAAGGGGagatcattaaaacagaaaacGAGAGGGCTAAGGGGATTTGATAGATTTAAAATCCAAAACATACTTAGAAACACTTCAAATGTAACAAATGGTGTATTTTCTCTATACTTTTTTCTGATAGTGCCAATATTATTTTCTGTACTTGATATTTTGCTTTAAGTATTATAACCTGCTGcttataaaatttgaacttttatATTGTCATATACTTTGTAACTTTGAGGGCACATGGTTTATAATTTGGTGTGAAACCCAAGACCCTTGTTCCATGTTACTTGTATTTTGAGTGTTTAACACTCACTAGAAACATAAACACTTTATTTTGGAGACTTTGGGTTAAAATCAACCTGCCCATTCCATCCTCAACCTCCAAGCTCCACAAAAGAGGAAGACTAGTCGGAGAAGGCAGCCCCTGTTCAAAGACTCAGACCCTTCGGGTGGTAGTGGACCCAGGATGTCTTTGGCACAGCATCGGAGGTTCTAAATAGGTTCCAAAAGCATTAAAAGATTTTATGTTATATGCCATCCTAGGTTCATTTGCTGTAGCCAATAATACAACATGTAAATTACACAAACCTTGGGGCTTTATTGAGTAATTATGCTCTGcccaagaaaaattagaaatgtgGTCATTCTCTAGGTAATTGTTATTTTAGGGCAGCTAGCATTATTTCTCAGACACAGGGAAATGTAAAAATTTGAGTCTTTGAAAAGTTTTTCAGTTTACAAACATTATTTGATAATAGAATTTAAGAATGATAAAAGgcattatataaattttagaaatttcacAAAGCTCTAGAGAAGATTAATGGGCAAAAAGGAGAAAGTGCGCATGCATTTCTCCcttgtagagttttttttttaattagaggacaattgctttacagtgttgtggtggtttctgccgtAGGACAAGGTGAACCAGCCatgagtatttatatatatgtgtgtgtacttagttgcctagtcgtgtctgactctttgcgagcccatggactgtagcccagcaggctcctctgtccattctccaggcaagaatactggagtgggtcgccctgcccttccccagaggatcttcccaacccagggactgaacctgggtctcctgcattgcaagcaggttcttcaccatctgagctacagggtaGGTCCTGTTTATATTGATCCCCTCCCTCTTTAGCCTCCGTCCCACCCACTCCTCCAGGcggtcacagagcaccgagctgagcgcCCCACggcacacagcagcttcccactagctctccgCTTCACACGTGCTGGGGTATCTATGTCACTGCTACGCTCTGcattcaccccaccctccccttcttccacctgtccacaagtccatcccctatgtctgcatctctattcctgccctgtaaatagCTTCAGCAGTAccattcccccccccaccccgattccatacatatatgttaatgcatgatatttgtttttctctttctgacttaacttcagtCTGTTTAACAGGCTcttggttcatccacctcagtttaACTGACTCACATTCATTCCTTTTAGTGGCTGCTAGTAGAGTTTTAAATCAATTCATTTCTATTGTGTTTTTGATTTATATGCTTGTGAAGAAGAAAGATCAAATTCCCTAGTTTCAAATGTACTTCCttatatgatttaaattttgctttacaatataaaagaaaaaaaaaaccttttaatagaaaaatcttaaaatgtaccattaataaaaaatttaaacgaAAATTTCATATCCTAGAAGCCAATTGAAATAGCTAGATGTGATAAAAACAAgctgttctttccttcctttgctgTTTAAGATTATATAGGATGCACTATGGTAAAACGGGGAGGATAACTTCATTGTGTTTAAGGAATATGCTCCTAGCAATGAATTTCCTATGTTAAATATTGGAGGATATTGTAATAAGGGTTATCTGAGATCATCAGATTTCTGTGCTTTATAAAATGGGGTTTTGAATGAGCTTTCAGACTCATGTATTGCTTTAGACTTCTACAGTTTAATAAAATCtctttttagattaatttttacTGGGGTATAGctgctttgcaatgctgtgttagtttctgctgcccagcaaagtgagtcagttagacacacatcccctccttcttggactTCCTCCCCATTTATGTTGCTAGGGAGCGCCGAGGAGAGCCAGTCTACCAGGGATCAGTACCCAGCTGTCGTGTCAACTcgctgcagctccatggactgcagcctgccaggtgggttatcagttccttctccaggggatctttccgactcagggctCAAATCCAcgtgtcctgcatctcctgctttggcaggaggattctttaccactgagccaccaggaaagccctgagtGGGGTTTCCTGTGTGAAGGAGCAGattttcattagttatctgttttatgccTGGCAGTGAATatttgtcaatcccaatctctccaTTTTTTCCCTGTTTCCCCTTGTTAACAGTAAATTTGTTCTctaatctctgtctctctctctgttttgccaGTAAGTTCCTCAGTACCACTTTTCAGGATTCCACCTATAAGCCATATTAGTAAAATCTTAAAGCATTAAGccacattttgaaaaatgtcttcACCATTTAAGACACATTACTcagattaaaatttttcaaagtaCTATGAAAATACTGAAGTGTGCTTATTCAATAAGAATGTAATCATCCATTATAATGATTTATTCAGTAAGTATTAAAACCATATATTTCtagtatttattatttcaaaaatttatgCACTGTATTGAGTggcaataatatattttaaaatagtcagGAAATTCTCTACTTAAAACATCTTCTACTAGAAATTTTCAGGTCCattatttattcttaaatgtGAAGTAATCCTTGTGGGATTAAAATGTTAAGTTTGCAAATGCACTTCACCAAATAAAACTGCGATTAAATTTCTTTGGATGCTTTACTAAGAAAATGCTCTATTGGGCATTTTGTTTCCAAAATAAGTCCATTTACTTATACTGAAAATCCACTTTAATAGGTAAAATCAACTTTACCCAATAATGATGTTCACAATTATTTTAGGAAAAACTTTCAGAAGTTAACACTGTGTAAGTCATTCACTTTGATACTGTGCAATTTCAAAAGCTTTTGAACTTCAGAACCACCTCTACTTTGAAACAAATTATTATTTGTGAACGTTCATTTGCTTAGTCTTTAAGTTCTTTAATAATCTCCTAAGCATCTCATAATTGCCATTAGAGTGATAGACATCTAATATCAGTGTTGTCATCAAGTCAAATATGTTTCTACTTTGTCATATCTCTTGCTAACTTTTACTATGGCATCCAGAGGGCCTTTTTCAAGTTCTGTAGGAATCTCTCTTTGTCATCCAAAGTGGTCCTTATCTTTAAAGACAATTTCATCAGACCTGGTTCATTTCTAAGAGGGAAGTCCTCAGTTAGAAAGGATTCCTTTTGCTAGGAAAGGAAGAGCAGAGTGATTAACCAGTGTCCCTAGCCTTTGGGCACTCTACAAAGTTCCCACTTCAGTGTCATCCCACCTAGATGGGCAAAactaagaaatgaagaaagaaccaGTAATGAGAAAGAGAAGCAGGGGCCATGTAGCAAGAGCCCTTGTGGTTCCCAGAGACGTGATGGAGCTGGAAGGATCtgtggtaagtgaaataagccagagggAATTATTACATGGTCTCACTTATTGAGGAATACATAAAGAGCTGAAATAATAGAGTAGAAAGGTGGTTACCAGGGGCGGGGGAGTAGGAGGGCGTTGGGAAAATAGAGAGGAGCTGGTCAAAGAGTACAAACTTCTAGTGTGAAGATGCTAAATTCAGGGGCTCTAATGTAGGGCTTAGTGATTATGGTTAGtattactgtattatatacttgaaatttactGAGAGACATCTTAAGTGGTAATTATGTGACTTGAGAGATGTGTTAGCTAAGCTATATtggtaatcattttgtaatatataaatgtatcaaatcaacatatACATCTTAAATGTATACAATGTTATGTATCTCAAAAAGCAGGgcgaaagaaagaaaataattgttcACAATCACTAATATCATCTTTTCCAGAAGTAGAGTGGATGTGTTTGCTCTGAAGTATCTGTAGtttgagtttaaaaaatactgtaaataCAGATACTTCTGCATCAGTTGTATGTTCCTATATTTGCCACTGTCCTAAATGGAAGATATGGGCTTATGTTACAGATAGAACGAGAAGCCCCAAATTACTATTTACTATTTACTACACAAAGGACTCTTGTATCAGTTGATATAAAATTCAACTGTAAGTCACATATGTTCCTAAATAATAATTCAGTtgcagaaaaataatatataaacgcTTCTCTCTCAAGTACACTAAAAGGCTAAAGGTAGCTtttgaaaaagtaattttttgGTCACAAGAGACCCGGACTCCTCTATCTCATTGTTCCACATCCTCGACATCCGGCTTCTATTTCACAGTTTAAAATGGCTGCTTAAGCTCCAGTCATTATGTCTACATTCTAgtcaacagaaaaaaagagggatGAAGGGCTTAAGACCTCCAAGAATACTCAGAAATTGCATACAATAATTTGTATATGTCCCATTGTCAGAAATTAGTCATGCAGCCACATGCAGCTGTCAGAAAGAGGAGAGATGCAATGATTATTCTGGGTGTTTGTGTGACTAGGTAAAACTGATGGTTGTATTTATAAGGAAAACAAAGAGAATAGATTCTAGAGCCCAACCCAAAGTCTCTGTCCCAGAACTAAAGCCAAACATTGTTAGATGAAGAGATGAACATTTCACTCCAAATTCCCAATCCCTTTAGCAGCCCCACGTACTCTTTAATACTCTTTTATTTAATTGCAAAATTCTAACACTGTCTAATAACTGTGAGTCAGATGTGGCCAATTACAGTGTCAGAGTGAGCTGCCTCAGCTGCCAGCCGCTCTGGCGGAGGACCCAAGTCTCCAGGAGTTCGGCGGACCCAGGAGAGCACCAAGAGCCCGTCCCGGGAGGAGGGAGGTCAGCGTGATGCTTCGGTGCATCTTCTCAGAGCCCAGCCCCGGGTCGCACAGAACCTACAGAGCAAGCTCTGATGAATTGAATCATTGATTGCATCCCAGAAACACCATGCAGAAAGGGACCGTGGAGATTATCCAATCCAAACTCTTCACTTTTGAGAGAAAGAACCGGAGGTTCCAGTAAAACTTGGCGGGTGCTGGGTGTGTGCAGGTATCCTATAAAGGACTTCAGCTGTGTTATCTCGCAGGGCGGCGTATTAGTGTCAAAGCTGAGGTTGTCTGAACGAAGATCTGGGGTTCCGCGCTAACGTGAaacttttcactttatattttttcacttCCATCTTGATTGGCTTCCTGCATGTACTAATCTGTTTAATTCCCATTTTATTAATAGTACCTCATTTTTATGTACTTTATTTccagtgggaagagagaaaataatgatgccactttattctttgtattttccGCGTCATATCTgtacttttacttttcattttccccaAGAACCAGGTTTTCTTCTTTCCAGATCACAAAGGGTTTTATGTTTCTCTGTTAATAGTATTAGAGTAGTTAAAATGTAGAAAGTCTAAAACTAGGCAACCAGGACTTGAAACCTAGTTCTCTCACTTACtatgtgacctttggcaagttaCCTACCCgtgtcagttttctcatctaaaatGTGGAGACAAAAAAGACCATTTACTGTGGAAGTCTATTGTAAAGAGTGAATAgattaaaaattgtaaaacagCCTGGCAATGTTTGATAGACGTTATCTGAGAATAATGGTGACTTCTTAACTCAAAGATGGTATTCCCTTGCCACCTAGCATGTTTGTGACCTTCTATCCTCCTTTAAcaaataatttattcaaaaaCTTGCAATGAGTATTGACACTTAACTAAGAAAAATGTTACAGGATCGTTGAAGCTTCTGACTAAGTATGATGACTCAAAGctcaaagctaaaaaaaaaaaaaaaaaaaaaacctcaaaaaaactaagaaaaaaaaaaaaagctcaaaggtACTAGAGATTAAGAGTTgagtgaaataaaaattacagtgcATGGAGAAAAACCCTGCAACAATTGGAGGTGAAGGTTATGTGGGAAATAAAAGGATTCACCTTCACTCCTGCTAAAGCAACAGGGTGAATGTGCTGTCAGCTGGCTAAGAAAATTACACGTCTTCGCAAagtgaaaaatagttttaaaaacaaagttagcTATTTTTTATTAATGGGAACCAGTGAGGACCATCTtagttcagaaaattaagatttaaTATTTAGAAACTCTTTTAGTGAATGAAAttcatgtttgtatattttggtttATAGAGTACTATCTTCTCATAGATTGTTTCCCTCAAGGACACCCTAGTAACGTACATACATTTTAACCTATTGCTCTTGACAAAGAGGCTAGATTATGCTGGCCCCCGGGGGTGATTCAGGGCAGGCAGTTAAATTCAGATGCTTCTTTCTATAAGTCTCTCTCATAGCTCTCAGGGAAAGAGTTCTCACCAGGCTAGAATTTCTCATGAGAGGCTGACTTCCAATAAATTGAGAAGATTCTTCCAAAGGTTGAAAATTGGTAGAGGACAGAAGCAAGGCTTTCATCCTGTCTTTGAGGGTCCATGTGCAGAATGTGAGAGGTAAAACTTACTTGGACTGGGGCATTTCACTTTCTACTTTGCTCTAGCTGGC
This genomic stretch from Muntiacus reevesi chromosome 4, mMunRee1.1, whole genome shotgun sequence harbors:
- the DYNAP gene encoding dynactin-associated protein, with the protein product MGDTNPFRMDGKHQQHAVDIEQHQTELLPRNPYGSNEGTHCGCRLPVVTLQPQLATAKPWSPWKTFLLCLLACLIATALVVLLFYFVHLGKPAAGTTIVIHADGKSSHVTCIPGAAPSPGPSSVPVSQSALPPTLGTNHSSSTPGLPTPMETTMSSTLVHEVEIEDGE